From the Bacillus sp. Marseille-P3661 genome, the window TGAATGGGCTAGAACTTCGATTGCATCTGCAATAGCAGCAGGTTTAGTTGAAGATAATAAGAAGTTTCAAGCAAATAAACCAGCATCACGCTTATTTGTAACAAATTTACTTGTTAAATTAACAGGTACAAATATAGACAAAGAGTGGTTAGACGCGGATCCTTTATTTAAGGACGTTGATAGTTTAAGTGATAGAGAGAAAGCAGCGCTTGCGTTTGCAACTTTAACAAAGCTAGTTAGTGGTTATAGTGATAAGACATTCCAACCCAATAAACCTGTAACTCGTGCTGAGATGGCTGTATTCTTAAATCGCTTATTAGATTTAAAGGAGGACCTTGGGGAGCAAATTGCTCAAACAGGTAAAGGTACTATTCAATCTATTAACAAGGAAGAAGAAGAGCTTACAATCAAGCAGAAAGTATATGCAAATGGCTCATATCGCACTGTAGAAAAAACATATGAAATTGATGATGATGCAGCCATTTATATAAATGGAAAATCAGCGAGTTTATCAGGTTTAGCGGCTAACATGAGCGTTACCTTTACATTAGATGATGATGACGAAATCATTTATTTGACTGCTAAATCACAAGTTGAAAAAGAAGAAACATACAAGTATACAGGTGACATTACAAAGATTGATGGAAATATCGTTTGGGTTGAAGTTGGTCTTGTAAGTGTACCGTTAAACGTAACAAGCAATGTGAAAATTATTACATCAAATGGCCAGCTTGGAGAGTTAAAGGATCTAGAAGTAGACCAAGAAATTTCATTTAATTTAAATGATAATGGCGATGTAACCGTTATTTCTTTTGATGAAAAAAAATCAGAAGATGATGTAAAAGAATTAATTGCTAGTCTTGATGACCTAGAAAAACTAGATATGACGATAACAGGTGACGATGAATTCGAAGCGAACTTCTACTATGACAAGAAATCAGATAACGACTTATTTGTTGCAAGCGTTAAGTTAGAAGGGGAAACTGAATATTACGAAGTAGGAAAAACAGCTCTTCAATATATGGTAGATTTGTTTGGTAAACACCAAATAAATTTTGACGAAGATGATGTAGAACTTAATGAATTAAAACAAGATTTAATTAATGAGTACGATATTGAGGATGCTAACTTTGAAGGCAATGTAATCGTGAAGGGAACAACTTACGATATTGACAGTGAAGACATTGTTGATGAAGTAGTTAACGAGCTACTAGATGGATTAGGAAAGCTTGAAAAGTTAGATTTTGTTATTAACGGAGACGACGATGCAAAAGTTGATATTTACTTTGAACGTAAATCAAATGGTTCTTATGAAGCGACTGTTGAGCTTGTGAATGAAACCAATACATTTAAGTTTGAAGGTGAAAATGCTTTGCGTTTCTTAGTTGAACTAATTGAAAGTGAAAACATCAACTTTACAACAGACAGTGAATCAGAAGTAATCGAACTTATCGATGACATTATTGAAAAATATGATATCGAGGATCCTGAAACTGATGGAATTGTTGTAATCGACGACACTAGCTTCGATCTAAACGAGATTTTATAAAATAGGGTAACAATGAAAAAGGGCGTTGATCATGGTGGATCAACACCCTTTTTATGTGGTTTATTAATGAGTGATTGGCTTTATTGCTAAAAATAAAAGAAAACAGCAAGTTAACGAAAACGTTCTTCTTTTTGAGGATTAGCCGTCATTGAGTAACCTCTTTCCTCCCAATAACCAGCACTATCTTCTTTCATAAATTCAATACCTGATATCCACTTCGTTCCTTTCCAAAGGTAAAAGGAAGCGGGAGGAATAAAACGTAATGGAAAGCCTTGCTTAGGGGAGATGTCTTGCCAGTCATGTTTTGAATCTTTCCAACGATAAACAAAAAGAGCGTCATCTCCCAGTAAAGGTTCCAATGGTAAATTAGCACTATACCCATATGGATCGCTATTCAAGTAACCATAGAGTTTAATGAACTTGACGTCTTCCTCTAGCTGTATTAATTTTAAAAATTCACGGAACGGAATGCCTTCAAAAGTGGTACCAAATTTCGACCATGTTGTAACACAGTGCATATCTATAGTTGAAATCTTTTTAGGCAGGGCCATAACTTCTTCAAATGATAAAGTTTTTTCTTCTTTAATATGACCAAATAATTTAAAATTCCAATTTTCTGGTTGAAACTTATAAACTTCTCCTTCATGAAGGATGGGCCATTTTTCTGTTTCAAACTGACCAGGAGGTAATGTATGATTCAATTGATTCATCCTTTCTGAACAAAATACCTGTTTATTTATAGAAATATATGTAGACATCCATAATACTACTTAAAAATGCAAAAAGGCAACCAATTGGTTTATAGCCATTATTTTTCTTAGAAAAATGACAGGAAGGACCGATGCTCACTACTTACAATTTATAGCATGGTATGATAATATTTAATAATCTGAAATATAATAAACCATGTGGTTTAATTTTAAAAATGGTCTCGAAGGAGCTCATTTTTTTGTGGACACACATGGTTGGCAAAAGGAGTGACGAGATGGAACATAAAACAATAGAGCGATTATGGACAAAATCCTTTATTTTGTTAGTTTTAGGGAATTTATTTTTGTTTATGTCGTTTCAAATGCTCATTCCTACAATACCACCGTATATCAAATCGATTGGGGCATCAGGTTTAGAAATCGGATTAGTAACCACCTTATTCTCAATTGGCGCGGTGATCAGTCGACCGCTAATTGGTTATTTACTAGAATACAAGTCTCGAAAACCGTTGGTGTTAATTGGTGCCATAACACTTTTTGGAATTACAATTTTATATGCTATATCTCAAATTATTTTCTTATTATTAGCGTTAAGGTTGCTGCACGGTCTTGCTTGGGGATGGTCCACAACAGTTAACGGAACGGCTGCTGTTGATATTGTTCCGAATAAGAGACTTGGTGAGGGAATGGGGTATTTCGGATTATCTGTAACGATTGGCATGATTATTGCTCCGAGCTTAGGTATTTTTTTATTTAAAGTGACTTCATTTCATAATCTCATTTATATATCCTCAATTTTAGGTTTTATCGCAGTGATCTTATTATCGATCGTTCACTACCAGACACCGGATGCAATCAAAAATGTAAGGAAAGACGAATTAAAGTTTTCTTATTTGGGTTCGATGATTGAAAAAACAAGCTGGTATCCTGCATTAATTACAATGATTAGTACATTCGCCTACGGAACAATAGTTACGTTTATTGTAATATTCGGTGAGGAGCGAGGCATTGATAAAATTTATTTATTTTATTTATGTAACGCAATTGTAGCTACGTTATGTAGACCTTTTGCTGGCCGTTGGTTTGATCGTAAAGGTCCAAAAGTGTTAGTCATTTTTTGTACCATTGCAACATTTGTTGGCATGTGGGTTCTATCCTTTGCTCATTCTAACTTGATGATTGGAGCTGCCGGTGTGTTATTCGGAGTTGGTTTCGGGACGTTACTACCAACTTTGCAATCTTGGACACTGTCACTTACGCCAGCTAATCGCCGTGGTGTAGCAAATGGTATGTATTTTTCTTGTATTGATTTTGGGATTGGTTTAAGTGGTCTCATTTTTGGAATACTGGCTGAATACCTTGAAACAGGAATGCTATTTCAAATTTCAAGTCTATTCTTGATCTTTGCACTCGTAATGACTGTTTCGTCTGGAAAAAGCAAAAAGGAGCAGCTCAGAGAAGAAATTGTTTAACCTAGTTACATAAAAGAACACATACAACCCGTTAATATTTTTAACGGGTCTGTTTATGATTGTTGATGTTATCAGTAATTTGATTAAAGGTAGGATGAGGTATTTGGGATGTTGTTGTTGGATGTTCTGAGCGTGCAGCATAAGCGATGGTTGTTTGAAACTAGGGCTGCGGTTTGGATAAGGGGAGAATCCATTTCGAATGTGGCGGAGATTGAAATAGCTTGGGATTTTGTAAGGTGAGCTAGGAATAAGCGGATCCGAGGTCGAAAATTGTGCTAATTTGGACAGACGGACCAGGAGTAGAGCGAAACGAGTCAGAAACCGGTTCTGATTCTGACAGTTGGGCTATGAGTTGGGCGAACCGAGTCAGAATCGGGTTCTGGTTCTGACAGAAAAGCAGGTAGCAGAGCGAACCGAGTCAGAATCGGGTTCTGGTTCTGACAGAAAAGCAGGTAGCAGAGCGAACCGAGTCAGAACCCGGGTCTGGTTCTGACAGAAAAGCTGTGAGTAGAGCGAACCAAGTCAGAACCCGGGTCTGATTCTGACAGAAAAGCTGTGAGTAGAGCGAATCGAGTCAGAACCCGGGTCTGATTCTGACAGAAAAGCTGTGAGTAGAGCGAACCGAGTCAGAACCCGGGTCTGGTTCTGACAGAAAAGCTGTGAGTAGAGCGAACCGAGTCAGAACCCAGGTCTGATTCTGACAGAAAAGCTGTGAGTAGAGCGAACCGAGTCAGAATCGGGATCTAATTCTGACAGAAAAGCAGGTAGCAGAGCGAACCGAGTCAGAACCCGGGTCTGGTTCTGACAGAAAAGCTGTGAGTAGAGCGAATCGAGTCAGAATCGGGTTCTGGTTCTGACAGAAAAGCCAGGGGTTAGGCTAACCGAGTCAGAACCCGGGTCTGATTCTGACAGAAAAGCTGGTAGTAGAGCTAAATGAGTCCGAACTCGAACTTGGTTCTACCGAATCGAGTCCCAATCCGCATTTAAGCAAACAGTTTATATATTTTTGTTGTACTCTTGAAAATTTTCAACTACACTTTTAGATTATAAAACTAATTTTACAGTGGAGGAAACATGTCCATTCAAGTTCAAGATTTAAATAAGTCTTTTCGTATCCATGTTCGCCAGGAAGGATGGGCGGAAGCGGTACGTAGTTTGTTCAAACGTGAATATCAAACGGTTCATGCGGTGAAAGATGTATCCTTTACGATTAATACTGGTGAAATAGTGGGGTTTTTAGGACCAAATGGTGCAGGAAAAACTACCACAATTAAGATGTTAGCAGGATTGTTACATCCGTCATCAGGGAAAATTGATGTGAGTGGCTTTAAACCACAAGAGCAGAAGAATGAGTTCAAAAAAATTATGAGTCTGGTCATGGGACAAAAAAGTCAGTTGATTTGGGATATACCACCAATG encodes:
- a CDS encoding S-layer homology domain-containing protein — protein: MKKWAKKSIPYALAASMAFSVLPGAAAADKPGNGNGKGKGPWKVEQKVNIIVKNKWKLKDVESHWAREDIYKMSSLGLIKGYENLTYQPNKPVTQAEAISLLVRILEEYDGDIKLDSKSTVNLNDVPEWARTSIASAIAAGLVEDNKKFQANKPASRLFVTNLLVKLTGTNIDKEWLDADPLFKDVDSLSDREKAALAFATLTKLVSGYSDKTFQPNKPVTRAEMAVFLNRLLDLKEDLGEQIAQTGKGTIQSINKEEEELTIKQKVYANGSYRTVEKTYEIDDDAAIYINGKSASLSGLAANMSVTFTLDDDDEIIYLTAKSQVEKEETYKYTGDITKIDGNIVWVEVGLVSVPLNVTSNVKIITSNGQLGELKDLEVDQEISFNLNDNGDVTVISFDEKKSEDDVKELIASLDDLEKLDMTITGDDEFEANFYYDKKSDNDLFVASVKLEGETEYYEVGKTALQYMVDLFGKHQINFDEDDVELNELKQDLINEYDIEDANFEGNVIVKGTTYDIDSEDIVDEVVNELLDGLGKLEKLDFVINGDDDAKVDIYFERKSNGSYEATVELVNETNTFKFEGENALRFLVELIESENINFTTDSESEVIELIDDIIEKYDIEDPETDGIVVIDDTSFDLNEIL
- a CDS encoding molybdopterin-dependent oxidoreductase — its product is MNHTLPPGQFETEKWPILHEGEVYKFQPENWNFKLFGHIKEEKTLSFEEVMALPKKISTIDMHCVTTWSKFGTTFEGIPFREFLKLIQLEEDVKFIKLYGYLNSDPYGYSANLPLEPLLGDDALFVYRWKDSKHDWQDISPKQGFPLRFIPPASFYLWKGTKWISGIEFMKEDSAGYWEERGYSMTANPQKEERFR
- a CDS encoding MFS transporter yields the protein MEHKTIERLWTKSFILLVLGNLFLFMSFQMLIPTIPPYIKSIGASGLEIGLVTTLFSIGAVISRPLIGYLLEYKSRKPLVLIGAITLFGITILYAISQIIFLLLALRLLHGLAWGWSTTVNGTAAVDIVPNKRLGEGMGYFGLSVTIGMIIAPSLGIFLFKVTSFHNLIYISSILGFIAVILLSIVHYQTPDAIKNVRKDELKFSYLGSMIEKTSWYPALITMISTFAYGTIVTFIVIFGEERGIDKIYLFYLCNAIVATLCRPFAGRWFDRKGPKVLVIFCTIATFVGMWVLSFAHSNLMIGAAGVLFGVGFGTLLPTLQSWTLSLTPANRRGVANGMYFSCIDFGIGLSGLIFGILAEYLETGMLFQISSLFLIFALVMTVSSGKSKKEQLREEIV